CTGGCGAATTTATCTATTCGTTTGATGAAGATGCTACAGGCGAAAAACTCTACAGGAAAATACAGCAAACAGTCGATAATGTAAAAAAACTCGGCGCAGATTATGTAATATTAGTAGCCCATCTCGGTGAACATGCAAATGTCCCGCGTTGGAGCAGTATTGCAGTCGCCAATCACACTACAGGTATCAATGCTATCATCGATGGTCATTCACATGAAACAATTTCTGAAGATATCGTACAAAATGCTAAACAACAAAATGTTATCATCACACAGACAGGCACTAAATTAAAAAATCTCGGTCAATTAACTATCGATACAAATGGACAGATTTCAACTAAATTAATAGATAATTTGACAACTCAAGATACAAAAATCACAGCATTAATCGCAACTGAAAAACAAAAATTCGCACCGATTTTAAATCAAACAATCGGAAAATCTGATGTTTTTTTGACCACTGTCGACCCTAAAAACAATAAACGATTAATTCGCAGTGGTGAAACTAATTTAGGGGATTTTGTAACAGATGCTTATAAAACAGTATTGAATACAGATATAGCAATTTGTAATGGCGGTGGCATACGCAATGAAATTCCTATAGGAAGCTTCACTTATAACGATATTTTAAACACTTTTCCTTTTGGCAATATGTGCGTAATAATAGAAGCAACTGGTCAACAAATTTTAGATGCCTTAGAGATGAGTGCTAGTAATTATCCCGAAGAAAATGGCGGATTTTTACAAGTATCCGGTTTATCCTATACCATTGATAGCACAATCCCTTCTCATATTATAACTGATGATAAAGGCAATTTTATTAAAGTAAATGGTGCATATCGCGTGCAAAATGTCATGATAGACAATAAGCCACTAAATTTAAACAAAAAATACACTGTTGGTGGCACTTCTTATATTTTAAAACTCGGTGGCAATGGTATGAGTATGTTTAAAAATGCTCATTCAATTCAAGATGAAATGATGTCTGAAACAGATGTCATAATCGAATACATTCAAAATCATTTAAATGCTACTATTGATAATACGTATGAAAATCCATATGGACAAGGGCGAATTATCATCAAATAAAACTAAAAGGACATTTGACGTAAAATCAAATGTCCTTTCTTTAATTAATTTAAAACTTTAAATACATATCGAGCAATAAATGATTGTATGATAAATAAACCTGCTAAAATACAAAATACAGCTGTAATACCTATGCCATGTGCAATGAAACCTAAAAGCGCTGGCCCAAACATTACACCTAAATAACCAACACTTGTAACAGCAGTAACAGCGGAATTTATTGGCATTACTGATTGCTTGCCAAGCAAAGTATACACTACAGGCACGATATTAGCAGCACCTAATCCCAATAAAATAAAGCCTATTTGCAAGATAAAGAAATTATCAATTGCTATAGCTAAAATATAACCGAAGCTTGCTACTAAACCGCCAAAAATAACGACTTTTTGTTCACCTAAAAATTGTACTACTTTATCGCCAATCAATCTGCCAACGAGCATTGCCGCTGAAAAAACAGCATATCCAACACCAGCTAAAGATAAATCCACACCTTTAGCTTCATTTAAGAAAATACCACTCCAGTCCATCATACCACCTTCACCGAGGAATGATATGACTGCAAGTATGCCGAATAAACCTACAATACCTTTTGGTATTGCAATTGCTTTTTCATTGCCACTGCCTTTATACGGTAAAAAGAACTGACTAAAATAAATCACAACTGCAAAAATTATAATACAGTGAACAATAGCTATCTGTGTCGCAGATAATCCCAATTTAGCTAATAAACTAAACAAACCAGCGCCCAAAAAGCAACCAACACTCCAAAGAGCGTGCATACTGGACATCATGCGCTTTTTCGATAATTTTTCAACTATAACAGCATGGATGTTCATGTTTACGTTTAAAGTGCCGCCAATAGCTCCCAAAATAAACAAAAATACGCCATAAAGCCATACATTAGGTAACATCGATAAACATACTATCTCTACGCCCATGAGTAAACCCATCACTCTAAGCACTTTTTTACAACCAAATTTCTGTGCAAAAAGACCGGCAATAGGCATCATTAAAAATGAGCTGACACCCATGCAAAGTATCAATAATCCTAAAACATCGGCGCCGATATTTAATCTATCTTTTACAAGCGGTATCATCGGTGCCCATGTGGCTATGCCAAAACCAGCAACAAAAAATATTATTCTCGCTGCATATTGTTCTTTTATCCCTACCTTAAAATCTTTCAAATGTCTTTCTCCGCTCAATTTAAAAATCACCTACTCTTATAAAATCATAGATAACTATTATAACTAAAACTACTAACAATATCCAGCGATTATAAAAAACTTCATATATATTTAACTAAATAATTACTTTACTTATAAACAATCGTTTATTGTACTTTTTCTAATTTATTTTTGCCATCCATATTGTATATTATTACAGATAAAATAAGACCTACAAATAAAATTATACTTTCAAATACAACAATACCCATCCAGCCATAATCGCTTAAAAAGACACCGCCTAATGTACCGAATACACTTGCTCCAATGTAATAAAACAGCATGTACATCGCAGAAACCTGTGCTTTATCATTATTACAGCTTTGAGGTGCCCACGCGCATGCATTGGAATGTACACCAAAAAATCCATAGGTAAATACAGCAAGACCGATAATTTTTACAATAAGTGGACTAAATGCAGTTATGATAATACCTGCAATTTGAATTACCATAGAAATTATAATTATAATCCCATGTCCATAATGGTCTGATAAAGTTCCCATTACAGCTGAACTTATTGAACCTACAAGATATAAAATAAATATAAAACCAATTACTGTTTGACTTAAATTATATGGTTCATTCATTAACACATATGAAATAAAATTATATGTGCAGACAAAACAACCCATTACACAAAAAGCTATGCAATAAATCATTATTATCTTTTTATTTTTTAATAAACCAAGAAATTCTCGCCAAGCAATATGTACTTTGCCATGTTCGATTTTTTTATTTAAAGATGGTGGCAAGAAAAACCACATCATAATAGCGCAAATTAAATACAATATCCCAGCAATCATTAAACCGATACGCCATGAAGCAAAATCTGTAAAAGTACTTATCATAATACGGCCAATCAAACCACCTAAAGGTGTTGCTGCTACATATACACCGATTGCTGCCCCGATGATATTAGGATTAAATTCCTCATTAATATAAGCAACAGCTAAAGAAGGAAATCCTGCTAATAAAATTCCTTGAGCAAAACGCAATAACAAAATTAATGTAAATTCCTCTGTAACTGACATGAGTAAAATAATAAGCGCAGATATACCTAAAGCTAATACCATAACTTTTTTGCGTTCCAAATATTTAGACACACTAGCTATTAAAATCATGGATATTGCCATACCTATTGTACCAAAAGACATTGCTAAACTTGCTTTAGTAAGTGATAAATTAAAATCCTGTGCCAAGATTGGAATAACAGGTTGCAAGCAATATTCTGCCCCAAACGCCGCCAAACTTCCAAAGAACATCATACATAACGCACGATAATAGTCCTTTGTTCCCTTGTCAATTAACCTAGCCATAAAAAATACCTTCTTTAATCATATAAATTCATTTCGATAAAATATTATATTATCAAAATAAAAAAATAAAATCAATTACCTTATAAAAATAAATGACTCCTGTTAATTAACAGAAGTCATTTATCTTACAAGAAACTATTCTATTCAACTATTAGTTATTACTTAAATCTTCACCATTAGTAGCAATTACTTTTTTATACCAGTAAAAAGATTTTTTCGGCTTGCGGTTTAATGTACCGTTGCCCTGATTATCTTTATCTACATAGATGAAGCCGTACCGTTTTTCCATTTCACCCGTTCCGGCAGAAACAAGGTCGATACAGCCCCACGGCATATAGCCCCACAAATCGACGCCGTCTTCTTCCACAGCTTTTTTCATCTGTTCGATATGCGCCTGAAAATATGCGATACGTCCATCATCATGTATCATGCCGTCTGATTGTTCGTCAGCTTCCGTTTCATGCAGCCCGATACCGTTTTCCACAATCATCAATGGAACCTCATACCGTTCAGACAAAACCATCAGTGCATATCTGAGCCCTACCGGGTCAATCTGCCAGCCCCAGTCATTGCGTTTCAAATATGGATTATCGACTTTTTCGTCAGCTTCTTTTACATCTGTTTTTATCTTGCTTTCGTCTGTCGTTACAACCGCCGTCTGATAATAGCTAAAACCGATATAATCGACTGTGCCTTCTTTAAGTGCCACCAAATCCTCTTTCGTTATATCGAGCTGAATGTTTTTATTTTTCCACTGCGCCAGTGCATACGCCGGATAATGACCGCGAACATGCACATCACCGTAAAAATTACGTTTGTGCATTTCCTGTACGGAAAGTATTATATCATCTGGATTACAAGTTAATGGATATACCGGCTGATAAGCCAACATACAGCCGACTTTCATATCAGGACTGATTTCATGCGCGATTTTTACTGCTTTGGCACTAGCTACCAGTTCATAATGAGACACTTGATACAATACCTGCAAAGGATTTTCCTCTTTACGCAATACCACGCCCGAATTGGTGAACCCGCAAAAATCATTTTCTATATTCGCCTGATTGTTTATTTCATTGAAAGTCATCCAGTATTTTACTTTATGCTGATACCGTTTAAAGCATACTTTAGCAAAACGGACAAAGAAATCTATCAATTTACGGTTTTTCCAGCCGCCATATTTAACGACAAGATTATACGGCATTTCAAAATGCGACAGCGTGATGACCGGCTCAATATTGTATTTCAGCATTTCGTCAAACAAATCGTCATAGAATTTAAGCCCTGCTTCGTTCGGCTGTGTTTCATCGCCATTCGGAAAAATTCTCGTCCATGCGATACTTGTGCGGAACGCCTTAAAACCCATATCGGCGAACATTTTCACATCTTTTTTATATCTATGATAAAAATCTATTGCTTCATGGTTCGGATAATTTTCACCGGCAACAACGCCTCTCGTGATGCGGCGCGGTTTACCGTAGCCGCCGACAGTCATCACGTCTGCAACACTTACGCCCTTGCCGTCCTCATTCCAACCGCCTTCGAGCTGGTGAGCAGCTACTGCACCGCCCCATAAAAAATCTTTGCTAAATGGCATTTTTACACCTCAATCTTCATCATTACTCAAATCTTCCCCATTGGAAGCGATAACTTTTTTATACCAATAGAAAGATTTTTTCGGTTTTCTGTTCAGAGTTCCTTTACCTTGATTATCTTTATCGACATAGATAAAACCATACCGTTTTTCCATTTCTCCTGTTCCGGCGGAAACAAGGTCAATACAGCCCCACGGCATATATCCCCATAAATCGACGCCGTCTTCTTCGACTGCTTTTTTCATTTGTTCAATATGTGCCTGAAAATATGCTATGCGTTTATCATCGTGTATCATGCCGTCAGATTGTTCATTTTCTCTCGTTTCATGCAGACCGATACCATTTTCCACAATCATCAACGGCAGTTCATATCTTTCCGACAGAATATCGAGTGTATATCGTATGCCTTTCGGGTCAATCGCCCAGCCCCAGTCTGTCTTTTTCAAATACGGATTATCTACACCGGTGGAAAATTCATCTTTATTATCTTTATCTATTTTACTTTTATCCGTAGTAACAATATTCGTCTTATAATAGCTGAATGCCAGATAATCTACTGTGCCTTCCTGCAATATTTTCAAATCGTCTTCCGTGATATCCAAATCCAGATTTCTGCGTTCCCATTCAGTTGTAGCATATGACGGATAATGGCCGCGACAGTGCACATCACTAAAAAAATGGCGTTTGTGCATGTCTTTCATTGCTAGCACCATATCTTCCGGACGACAAGTCAGAGGATATGTCGGTTCATAACCTATCATACATCCGATTTTAAAATCCGGGTTGACTGCGTGTCCGATTTTCACAGCTTTCGCGCTGGCGACAAGTTCATAATGCGCCGCCTGAAACAGCGACTGCCACGGGTTCGGTTCATCCTTAAAGATAATGCCCGAATTTACAAAACCCATAAACGGACTGTCTATACTTGCCTGATTGTTGATTTCATTGAATGTCATCCAGTATTTTACTTTATCTTTATACCGCTTGAAGCAGACTTCCGCATATCTTACGAAAAAGTCTATCAGCTTGCGGTTACGCCATGCGCCGTATTTCGTAACGAGATTGTACGGCATTTCAAAATGCGACAGTGTAATGACGGGCTCGATATTATACTTTAACAATTCATCAAACAAATCGTCATAGAATTTCAGCCCTTCTTCATTCGGCTCCGTTTCATCGCCGTTCGGGAAAATTCTCGTCCATGCGATACTCGTGCGGAACGCCTTAAAGCCCATATCGGCAAATAATTTCACATCATCTTTATATCTATGATAAAAATCAATCGCTTCATGATTAGGATAATTTTCGCCGGCGACAACTCCGTCCGTTATACGGCGCGGCTTACCGTAGCCGCCAACCGTCATCACGTCGGCGATGCTTACGCCCTTGCCGCCTTCATTCCAACCGCCTTCCAGCTGGTGCGCCGCCACTGCGCCGCCCCATAAAAAGCCTTCACAAAATGGCATTATAACACCTCTTTTTTATTTATTCTCAAGTTTTTCCAATCTTTTATAGACATCAATCATTTCCAAAGCTACCGTTTTAAATCCTTCCGCACTCATAAGCTGGTCTTCTGCATGCAGTAAGAGCAGATTTACTCCTTCCGATTTGCCTTCCGCTTCCTTCATCAAAAGACCCATATGGGCATCATGACCTTCATTGAATGCTTCGTCGCCGGCTTTAAAAAGTTCGTCTATTTCTTCCCATTTACCTTCTTTAGCCTTCTGAATGGCTTCAATATAACAGCTTCTTGCCGTTCCAACTGTGGAATTGACACTCCCCATGTCTAAAGACAGGGGATTCTTAAGAAGCTCAACTAAAATGTCAGATAAATCCGTCCCTAAGTGCCGCGACTTCCTTAATCTCTGCAAATCTGCCCATTAATTCTATAAACTTATCAAATATTGCCTGCTTAGACATAATAAACTCCTCTCCAGAAAATCCCTCTCCTAAACTTCTCTAAAAATTTATTTTCTGAGTTTATCTGTGCACATCTTCATCTCATCAACTGCGTTTAATATACCACAGCCTTTTTACCAGCTCAATACTTTCGCCATTTTCTGGAATAATGTTTCATTATTTTTTACGATTTTCACACAATTCATATCATTAACGCAAACCGCATAAATTGCGCAAAACATAAAAAACACAGCCAGAAAGTTATATCTAACTCTAACTGTGTTTTTATTTCTCTGAAACAATGTTCCAATAGCTGTTTTACCTCAAAATCACCATAAACGATTGGGGTCATGTACACTTTTTCCATTGACGGTTTCAAATTCACCTACAAATTTTTCCACACTCTTATAATTTTTGCTGAACAGTATACCGAACAATACGTCAAGAATATACCGGCAGCCGACACTGAAAATAACGCCTCCCATACTCAGATAATCTATAACATTGGCGATATAGATAAATTCATCACAGAGTTTGTCCAGTGATGTATCCTTGCTTGCCGAAAGCAGAATAATTTTTGCCCCCTTTCGTTTCAATACCTGCGATATCCGTATTAAATTTTTATTTTCTCCTGTTCGACTAATTAAAATAGCTATATCTTCCTTTTTGAACATGACCGCCTTTGCTACCTGATTATTTACTGTTTCATATACGACTGCCGGCTTTCCCGTCCGCACCAGATGATAAACGGTGGACTGCGATATATAATAATTTAGGTCAAATCCAAAAAACACTATCTGACCAGCCGCATTCATCATATCGGCTACTCTTTCAAGCTGTTTATAATTTATTTCATTCTTTGTTTCCTCTATTGCTTCAATCTGCAAAAAAGCCATTCTCCGCACCACTGATTTTACATCGTCCTTGCCGTTAATCGGTCTGTGTAAATCCCTAATCGGCTTTTCCAGTTCATCATTTTCAAAATCGGAAGTTCTGTTCACCTCACTGATGAATTTTATCTTAAATTCCGTATATCCTTTCAACCCGCATTTTTGGCAAAGACGAAAAATCGCCGCTGACGATGTAAATGTCTTATTGGCAAGCTCTCGTATCGACATATTAACAATTTCTTTGGGATTATCCAAAATATATTTTATGATATTTTGCTCTACTGCCGAAAATTTTTCTCTTTCCGACAAAGTTTTCAGCAATCTCATTTCATCACCGCCAATTTAAAATTATTATTTCTTATTATATCATAAACATTATTCTTGAAATAAATATTAATAACTCCTATAATATAGTTTGAAATCAAACTATATTACAATAAAAGGAGATTTTATATGCTAAATAATGAATTACATTTTCTTTTACTTAAAGCATTCAACCATAGCAATAATCTCATCATCCAACAAGTATACGATTTAGATTTACTACCTGGTCAACCTAAAATTTTAGAATATCTATTAGAACATGATGGAACTATTGCCAAAAATATAAGCCGTGACCATGTACTAGATAAATCCACTATTACCAGTTTACTAACTCGCATGGAAAAACAAAATTTAATTGTACGTAAAAATCAAATCAATGATAAACGTGCTTATTCCATATATTTAACTGAAAAGGGAAAAGAAAGCGCTCAAAAAGTCAAACAAATTTGTGGTCATGTCGATGATATAGCTTTTAAAAATATATCATCAGAAGATAAACAACAATTTTTACAAACTTTAAATATCATTATAAAAAACTTAAGAGAGGAAAATTTTCAATGAAAATTATAGGTTTACGCTATTTTTTCTTTGCCTTAGGAATTTTTATAAATTCCTTTGGTGTAGCATTTGTTACAAAAAGTGATTTAGGTACATCGCAAATATCATCTGTTCCTTACGTTTTATCGCTAGCTTTTCCCGATTATACTTTTGGTATGACTACATTTATTTTTAACGTTTTATTTATCATTATTCAAATAATTATTTTACGACGTGATTTTCATCCAATCCAATTTTTACAAGTTTTTGCCAATATTTTATTCAGCTTTTTCATTGATGTAAGCATGAATTGGCTTGCTTTTTTTCAACCTGAAACCTTTATCGCAAAATTCATATCACTCATCATTGGTTGTATGATTTTAGCTATTGGTATTTGTATAGAAGTTGCACCAAATGTAATAGTTGTTCCAGGTGAAGGCGTTGTCCGTGCTCTTGCTTTAGCTATTGCTATTAAAAAGCCAAAAGTAAAATTCGGCACTATAAAAATTTATTTTGATGTAACACTCATCATTATTGCTTGTATCTTATCTTTTATTTTCTTTGGCGAATTAAACGGCATTGGACTAGGCACTATCGTTTCTGCATTGATAGTAGGAAGATTTATAAATTTAGTAAACCATCATTTCAAATTTCTTAGACATATCCGTGCCTTAGCT
The window above is part of the Megamonas hypermegale genome. Proteins encoded here:
- a CDS encoding MarR family winged helix-turn-helix transcriptional regulator gives rise to the protein MLNNELHFLLLKAFNHSNNLIIQQVYDLDLLPGQPKILEYLLEHDGTIAKNISRDHVLDKSTITSLLTRMEKQNLIVRKNQINDKRAYSIYLTEKGKESAQKVKQICGHVDDIAFKNISSEDKQQFLQTLNIIIKNLREENFQ
- a CDS encoding MFS transporter, producing the protein MARLIDKGTKDYYRALCMMFFGSLAAFGAEYCLQPVIPILAQDFNLSLTKASLAMSFGTIGMAISMILIASVSKYLERKKVMVLALGISALIILLMSVTEEFTLILLLRFAQGILLAGFPSLAVAYINEEFNPNIIGAAIGVYVAATPLGGLIGRIMISTFTDFASWRIGLMIAGILYLICAIMMWFFLPPSLNKKIEHGKVHIAWREFLGLLKNKKIIMIYCIAFCVMGCFVCTYNFISYVLMNEPYNLSQTVIGFIFILYLVGSISSAVMGTLSDHYGHGIIIIISMVIQIAGIIITAFSPLIVKIIGLAVFTYGFFGVHSNACAWAPQSCNNDKAQVSAMYMLFYYIGASVFGTLGGVFLSDYGWMGIVVFESIILFVGLILSVIIYNMDGKNKLEKVQ
- a CDS encoding MurR/RpiR family transcriptional regulator, producing MRLLKTLSEREKFSAVEQNIIKYILDNPKEIVNMSIRELANKTFTSSAAIFRLCQKCGLKGYTEFKIKFISEVNRTSDFENDELEKPIRDLHRPINGKDDVKSVVRRMAFLQIEAIEETKNEINYKQLERVADMMNAAGQIVFFGFDLNYYISQSTVYHLVRTGKPAVVYETVNNQVAKAVMFKKEDIAILISRTGENKNLIRISQVLKRKGAKIILLSASKDTSLDKLCDEFIYIANVIDYLSMGGVIFSVGCRYILDVLFGILFSKNYKSVEKFVGEFETVNGKSVHDPNRLW
- a CDS encoding MFS transporter; this encodes MKDFKVGIKEQYAARIIFFVAGFGIATWAPMIPLVKDRLNIGADVLGLLILCMGVSSFLMMPIAGLFAQKFGCKKVLRVMGLLMGVEIVCLSMLPNVWLYGVFLFILGAIGGTLNVNMNIHAVIVEKLSKKRMMSSMHALWSVGCFLGAGLFSLLAKLGLSATQIAIVHCIIIFAVVIYFSQFFLPYKGSGNEKAIAIPKGIVGLFGILAVISFLGEGGMMDWSGIFLNEAKGVDLSLAGVGYAVFSAAMLVGRLIGDKVVQFLGEQKVVIFGGLVASFGYILAIAIDNFFILQIGFILLGLGAANIVPVVYTLLGKQSVMPINSAVTAVTSVGYLGVMFGPALLGFIAHGIGITAVFCILAGLFIIQSFIARYVFKVLN
- a CDS encoding YczE/YyaS/YitT family protein encodes the protein MKIIGLRYFFFALGIFINSFGVAFVTKSDLGTSQISSVPYVLSLAFPDYTFGMTTFIFNVLFIIIQIIILRRDFHPIQFLQVFANILFSFFIDVSMNWLAFFQPETFIAKFISLIIGCMILAIGICIEVAPNVIVVPGEGVVRALALAIAIKKPKVKFGTIKIYFDVTLIIIACILSFIFFGELNGIGLGTIVSALIVGRFINLVNHHFKFLRHIRALARLK
- a CDS encoding bifunctional metallophosphatase/5'-nucleotidase produces the protein MFNKIKSLTLAFFVLIFILSPNNAFAAKYPIILLYTNDVHCGIEDNLGYAKISQYKQDLRHQTPYIALIDAGDAIQGTPIGKLSNGNSIINIMNAIGYDFAIPGNHEFDYGMQQFLKLNDKLNCNYYSANIIDLKNNINLLPAYKILQFDDVKIALIGVTTPETLTSSTPAFFQNETGEFIYSFDEDATGEKLYRKIQQTVDNVKKLGADYVILVAHLGEHANVPRWSSIAVANHTTGINAIIDGHSHETISEDIVQNAKQQNVIITQTGTKLKNLGQLTIDTNGQISTKLIDNLTTQDTKITALIATEKQKFAPILNQTIGKSDVFLTTVDPKNNKRLIRSGETNLGDFVTDAYKTVLNTDIAICNGGGIRNEIPIGSFTYNDILNTFPFGNMCVIIEATGQQILDALEMSASNYPEENGGFLQVSGLSYTIDSTIPSHIITDDKGNFIKVNGAYRVQNVMIDNKPLNLNKKYTVGGTSYILKLGGNGMSMFKNAHSIQDEMMSETDVIIEYIQNHLNATIDNTYENPYGQGRIIIK
- a CDS encoding 6-phospho-beta-glucosidase, with translation MPFSKDFLWGGAVAAHQLEGGWNEDGKGVSVADVMTVGGYGKPRRITRGVVAGENYPNHEAIDFYHRYKKDVKMFADMGFKAFRTSIAWTRIFPNGDETQPNEAGLKFYDDLFDEMLKYNIEPVITLSHFEMPYNLVVKYGGWKNRKLIDFFVRFAKVCFKRYQHKVKYWMTFNEINNQANIENDFCGFTNSGVVLRKEENPLQVLYQVSHYELVASAKAVKIAHEISPDMKVGCMLAYQPVYPLTCNPDDIILSVQEMHKRNFYGDVHVRGHYPAYALAQWKNKNIQLDITKEDLVALKEGTVDYIGFSYYQTAVVTTDESKIKTDVKEADEKVDNPYLKRNDWGWQIDPVGLRYALMVLSERYEVPLMIVENGIGLHETEADEQSDGMIHDDGRIAYFQAHIEQMKKAVEEDGVDLWGYMPWGCIDLVSAGTGEMEKRYGFIYVDKDNQGNGTLNRKPKKSFYWYKKVIATNGEDLSNN
- a CDS encoding 6-phospho-beta-glucosidase, with product MPFCEGFLWGGAVAAHQLEGGWNEGGKGVSIADVMTVGGYGKPRRITDGVVAGENYPNHEAIDFYHRYKDDVKLFADMGFKAFRTSIAWTRIFPNGDETEPNEEGLKFYDDLFDELLKYNIEPVITLSHFEMPYNLVTKYGAWRNRKLIDFFVRYAEVCFKRYKDKVKYWMTFNEINNQASIDSPFMGFVNSGIIFKDEPNPWQSLFQAAHYELVASAKAVKIGHAVNPDFKIGCMIGYEPTYPLTCRPEDMVLAMKDMHKRHFFSDVHCRGHYPSYATTEWERRNLDLDITEDDLKILQEGTVDYLAFSYYKTNIVTTDKSKIDKDNKDEFSTGVDNPYLKKTDWGWAIDPKGIRYTLDILSERYELPLMIVENGIGLHETRENEQSDGMIHDDKRIAYFQAHIEQMKKAVEEDGVDLWGYMPWGCIDLVSAGTGEMEKRYGFIYVDKDNQGKGTLNRKPKKSFYWYKKVIASNGEDLSNDED
- a CDS encoding PTS lactose/cellobiose transporter subunit IIA: MGSVNSTVGTARSCYIEAIQKAKEGKWEEIDELFKAGDEAFNEGHDAHMGLLMKEAEGKSEGVNLLLLHAEDQLMSAEGFKTVALEMIDVYKRLEKLENK